The following proteins are encoded in a genomic region of Pyrus communis chromosome 11, drPyrComm1.1, whole genome shotgun sequence:
- the LOC137708434 gene encoding phospholipase D alpha 1: MTEAENQWLHGTLHATIYEVDKLHSSSGNFFRKITGKIEETVGIGKGISKLYATVDLERARVGRTRVIEKEPSNPRWYESFHIYCAHTAANVIFTVKESNPIGASLIGRAYVPVQELIEGEEVDQWAEILDEKKNPVHGNPKIHVKLQFFHVTKDRSWGLGIRSPKFPGVPFTFFSQRQGCKVSLYQDAHIPDKFIPKIPLAGGKRYEPHRCWEDIFDAITNAKHLIYITGWSVYTEISLVRDSRRPKPGGEITIGELLKKKASEGVRVLMLVWDDRTSVSLLKKDGLMATHDEETAKFFQGTDVHCVLCPRNPDGGGSIIQGAQVSTMFTHHQKIVVVDHDMPNGESERRRIVSFVGGLDLCDGRYDTPFHSLFRTLDTAHHDDFHQPNFTGASITKGGPREPWHDIHSRLEGPIAWDVLFNFEQRWRKQGGKDLLVQLRELEEIIIPPSPVMFPDDHETWNVQLFRSIDGGAAFGFPDTPEDAAQAGLVSGKDNIIDRSIQDAYIHAIRRAKNFIYIENQYFLGSSFAWEADGIKPEDIGALHVIPRELSLKIASKIEAGERFTVYVVVPMWPEGIPESASVQAILDWQRRTMNMMYADIKRALDAQGLEEDPRTYLTFFCLGNREVKKPGEYEPSETPEADSDYQRAQEARRFMIYVHTKMLIVDDEYIIIGSANINQRSMDGARDSEIAMGAYQPYHLSVREPARGQIHGFRMALWYEHMGMLDEAFLQPESVECISKVNQIADKYWDLYSSETLEHDLPGHLLRYPVGVTSEGVVVELPGFEFFPDTKARILGAKSDYLPPILTT, encoded by the exons ATGACGGAGGCAGAAAACCAGTGGCTTCATGGGACGCTTCACGCTACGATCTATGAGGTTGATAAGTTGCATAGTAGTAGTGGGAATTTCTTCCGCAAG ATTACAGGAAAAATTGAGGAGACTGTTGGTATTGGCAAAGGAATTAGTAAACTCTATGCAACCGTTGATCTGGAAAGGGCTAGGGTTGGTAGGACCAGGGTTATAGAGAAAGAGCCCTCTAATCCCAGGTGGTATGAGTCTTTCCACATTTACTGTGCCCATACTGCTGCAAATGTTATATTTACCGTCAAGGAGTCTAATCCTATTGGGGCATCATTAATCGGAAGAGCATATGTACCTGTTCAAGAACTCATAGAGGGGGAAGAAGTGGATCAATGGGCTgaaattttggatgaaaaaaagaacCCCGTCCATGGAAACCCCAAAATACATGTGAAACTACAATTTTTCCATGTTACAAAGGACCGCAGTTGGGGTCTGGGTATAAGGAGTCCTAAGTTTCCTGGAGTTCCGTTTACATTTTTCTCACAGAGACAAGGATGTAAGGTTTCCCTTTACCAAGATGCTCATATCCCAGATAAATTTATTCCTAAAATTCCTCTTGCTGGAGGCAAGCGTTACGAGCCCCACAGATGCTGGGAAGACATCTTTGATGCAATTACTAATGCAAAGCACCTGATCTACATTACTGGTTGGTCAGTTTATACTGAAATTTCCTTGGTAAGGGACTCAAGAAGGCCAAAGCCTGGTGGAGAGATCACCATTGGTGAATTGCTTAAAAAGAAAGCAAGTGAAGGTGTTAGGGTTCTTATGCTTGTTTGGGATGACAGAACCTCTGTTAGTTTATTGAAAAAGGATGGACTGATGGCCACTCATGATGAAGAAACTGCAAAGTTCTTCCAGGGTACTGATGTGCATTGTGTCTTATGCCCTCGTAATCCTGATGGCGGCGGGAGCATTATTCAGGGTGCACAAGTCTCTACCATGTTCACTCATCACCAGAAGATTGTGGTTGTGGACCACGACATGCCAAATGGAGAATCAGAGAGGAGAAGAATTGTTAGTTTTGTTGGGGGTCTTGATCTGTGTGATGGAAGATATGATACCCCCTTCCATTCACTTTTCAGGACATTGGATACTGCACACCATGATGATTTTCATCAGCCAAATTTTACTGGTGCCTCAATTACAAAAGGTGGTCCAAGGGAACCGTGGCATGATATCCACTCTCGACTAGAAGGGCCTATTGCTTGGGATGTTTTGTTTAACTTTGAGCAGAGGTGGAGAAAGCAAGGTGGTAAAGATTTACTTGTTCAGCTTAGAGAGCTGGAGGAAATCATCATTCCTCCTTCTCCTGTTATGTTCCCAGATGACCATGAGACATGGAATGTCCAGTTATTCAGATCAATTGATGGAGGAGCTGCTTTTGGCTTCCCAGATACGCCTGAAGATGCAGCTCAAGCTGGGCTTGTTAGTGGGAAGGATAACATCATTGACCGAAGCATTCAGGATGCTTATATTCATGCTATTCGCCGCGCGAAGAATTTCATCTATATTGAAAATCAGTACTTTCTTGGGAGCTCTTTTGCCTGGGAGGCTGATGGTATAAAGCCTGAGGACATTGGCGCTTTGCATGTAATTCCAAGGGAGCTTTCACTTAAGATTGCTAGCAAGATTGAAGCAGGGGAGAGGTTTACTGTCTATGTTGTTGTTCCAATGTGGCCAGAGGGGATCCCAGAGTCGGCATCTGTTCAGGCAATATTAGACTGGCAGAGGAGGACTATGAATATGATGTATGCAGATATTAAGCGCGCATTAGATGCACAAGGTCTCGAGGAGGATCCTCGGACCTACTTGACATTTTTCTGCCTTGGGAATCGGGAGGTAAAGAAGCCTGGGGAATATGAACCCTCAGAGACACCAGAAGCAGATTCGGACTATCAAAGAGCTCAGGAAGCCCGACGCTTCATGATTTATGTTCATACCAAGATGCTGATAG TTGACGATGAGTACATAATTATTGGATCTGCCAACATCAACCAGAGATCAATGGATGGTGCCAGAGACTCTGAAATAGCAATGGGAGCCTACCAACCATATCATCTGTCAGTCAGGGAGCCAGCACGTGGTCAGATCCATGGTTTCCGTATGGCACTATGGTATGAGCACATGGGCATGCTTGATGAGGCCTTCCTTCAGCCAGAAAGCGTTGAATGTATTTCAAAGGTGAACCAGATTGCTGACAAATACTGGGATctatattcaagtgaaactcTTGAACATGATTTACCTGGTCACTTGCTTCGATATCCAGTTGGTGTTACCAGCGAAGGAGTTGTGGTTGAGTTGCCAGGATTTGAATTCTTCCCTGACACCAAAGCTCGTATTCTTGGTGCCAAATCCGACTACCTTCCTCCGATCCTTACTACCTAA
- the LOC137708947 gene encoding uncharacterized protein: MANLAKLDFAALDITGKNYLTWVLDTKIHLEAGNLGHTIREENNSSSQDWAKAMILIRRHLDKGLKHEYLTVEDPLALWKALRNRYNHQTKMKLCGHTITEEDMLEKTFSTFYAFNVLMQQQYRA; this comes from the exons atggcgaacttggcaAAGCTTGATTTTGCTGCCCTGGACATTACTGGGAAAAATTACCTTACCTGGgtactggataccaagatccatctaGAAGCAGGAAATCTTGGACATACCATTAGGGAAGAAAACAACTCATCCTCTCAAGATTGGGCCAAGGCCATGATCCTTATTCGTCGCCATCTTGATAAAGGACTAAAGCATGAGTACTTAACAGTTGAAGATCCATTAGCTCTCTGGAAGGCattgagaaacagatacaatcaccagacaaAG ATGAAGCTCTGTGGGCATACCATTactgaggaagatatgctggaaaagactttcagcaCATTTTATGCCTTTAACGTGCTCAtgcagcagcagtatagagcTTGA